Proteins from a single region of Nomascus leucogenys isolate Asia chromosome 2, Asia_NLE_v1, whole genome shotgun sequence:
- the LOC100601481 gene encoding acyl-coenzyme A synthetase ACSM2B, mitochondrial isoform X2: MWNFRELSENSQQAANVLSGTCGLQRGDRVAVVLPRVPEWWLVILGCIRAGLIFMPGTIQMKSTDILYRLQMSKAKAIVAGDEVIQEVDTVASECPSLRIKLLVSEKSWDGWLDFKKLLNEASTTHHCVETGSQEASAIYFTSGTSGLPKMAEHSHSSLSLKAKMDAGWTGLQASDIMWTISDTGWILNILGSLMEPWALGACTFVHLLPKFDPLVILKTLSSYPIKNMMSAPIVYRMLLQQDLSSYKFPHLQNCLAGGESLLPETLENWRAQTGLNIREFYGQTETGLTCMVSKTMKIKPGYMGTAAPRYDVQIIDDKGNVLPPGTEGDIGIRVKPIRPIGIFSGYVDNPEKTAANIRGDFWLLGDRGIKDEDGYFQFMGRADDIINSSGYRIGPLEVENALMEHPAVAETAVISSPDPVRGEVVKAFVVLASEFLSHDPEQLTKELQQHVKSVTAPYKYPRKIEFVLNLPKTVTGKIQRTKLRDKEWQMSGKARAQ; the protein is encoded by the exons ATGTGGAATTTCAGAGAACTGAGTGAAAACAGCCAGCAGGCAGCCAACGTCCTCTCAGGAACCTGTGGCCTGCAGCGTGGGGACCGTGTGGCAGTGGTGCTGCCCCGAGTGCCTGAGTGGTGGCTGGTGATCCTGGGCTGCATTCGAGCAG GTCTCATCTTTATGCCTGGAACCATCCAGATGAAATCCACTGACATCCTGTATAGGTTGCAGATGTCTAAGGCCAAGGCTATTGTTGCTGGGGATGAAGTCATCCAAGAAGTGGACACAGTGGCATCTGAATGTCCTTCTCTGAGAATTAAGCTACTGGTGTCTGAGAAAAGCTGGGATGGGTGGCTGGACTTCAAGAAACTACTAAA TGAGGCATCCACCACTCATCACTGTGTGGAGACTGGAAGCCAGGAAGCATCTGCCATCTACTTCACTAGTGGGACCAGTGGTCTTCCCAAGATGGCAGAACATTCCCACTCGAGCCTGAGCCTCAAGGCCAAGATGGATGCTGG TTGGACAGGCCTGCAAGCCTCCGATATAATGTGGACCATATCAGACACAGGTTGGATACTGAACATCTTGGGCTCACTTATGGAACCTTGGGCATTAGGAGCATGCACATTTGTTCATCTCTTGCCAAAGTTTGACCCACTGGTTATTCTAAAG ACGCTCTCCAGCTACCCAATCAAGAATATGATGAGTGCCCCCATTGTTTACCGGATGTTGCTACAGCAGGATCTTTCCAG ttACAAGTTCCCCCATCTACAGAACTGCCTCGCTGGAGGGGAGTCCCTTCTTCCAGAAACTCTGGAGAACTGGAGGGCCCAGACAGGACTGAACATCCGAGAATTCTATGGCCAGACAGAAACG GGATTAACTTGCATGGTTTCCAAGACGATGAAAATCAAACCAGGATATATGGGAACGGCTGCTCCCCGTTATGATGTACAG ATCATAGATGACAAGGGCAACGTCCTGCCCCCTGGCACAGAAGGAGACATTGGCATCAGGGTCAAACCCATCAGGCCTATAGGCATCTTCTCTGGCTATGTG GACAATCCTGAGAAGACAGCAGCCAACATTCGAGGAGACTTTTGGCTCCTTGGAGACCGGGGAATCAAAGACGAAGATGGGTATTTCCAGTTTATGGGACGGGCAGATGATATCATTAACTCCAGTGG GTACCGGATTGGACCCTTGGAGGTGGAGAATGCACTGATGGAGCACCCTGCTGTGGCTGAGACGGCTGTGATCAGCAGCCCAGACCCCGTCCGAGGAGAG GTGGTGAAGGCATTTGTAGTCCTGGCCTCGGAGTTCCTGTCCCATGACCCAGAACAGCTCACCAAGGAGCTGCAGCAGCATGTGAAGTCGGTGACAGCCCCATACAAGTACCCAAGAAAG atAGAGTTTGTCTTGAACCTGCCCAAGACTGTCACAGGGAAAATTCAACGAACCAAACTTCGAGACAAGGAGTGGCAGATGTCCGGAAAAGCCCGTGCGCAGTGA
- the LOC100601481 gene encoding acyl-coenzyme A synthetase ACSM2B, mitochondrial isoform X1, whose product MHWLRKVQGLCTLWGTQMSSRTLYINSRQLVSVQWGHQEVPAKFNFASDVLDHWADMEKAGKRPPSPALWWVNGKGKELMWNFRELSENSQQAANVLSGTCGLQRGDRVAVVLPRVPEWWLVILGCIRAGLIFMPGTIQMKSTDILYRLQMSKAKAIVAGDEVIQEVDTVASECPSLRIKLLVSEKSWDGWLDFKKLLNEASTTHHCVETGSQEASAIYFTSGTSGLPKMAEHSHSSLSLKAKMDAGWTGLQASDIMWTISDTGWILNILGSLMEPWALGACTFVHLLPKFDPLVILKTLSSYPIKNMMSAPIVYRMLLQQDLSSYKFPHLQNCLAGGESLLPETLENWRAQTGLNIREFYGQTETGLTCMVSKTMKIKPGYMGTAAPRYDVQIIDDKGNVLPPGTEGDIGIRVKPIRPIGIFSGYVDNPEKTAANIRGDFWLLGDRGIKDEDGYFQFMGRADDIINSSGYRIGPLEVENALMEHPAVAETAVISSPDPVRGEVVKAFVVLASEFLSHDPEQLTKELQQHVKSVTAPYKYPRKIEFVLNLPKTVTGKIQRTKLRDKEWQMSGKARAQ is encoded by the exons ATGCATTGGCTGCGGAAAGTTCAGGGACTTTGCACCCTGTGGGGTACTCAGATGTCCAGCCGCACTCTCTACATTAATAGTAGGCAACTGGTGTCCGTGCAGTGGGGCCACCAGGAAGTGCCGGCCAAGTTTAACTTTGCTAGTGATGTGTTGGATCACTGGGCTGACATGGAGAAG GCTGGCAAGCGACCCCCAAGCCCAGCCTTGTGGTGGGTgaatgggaaggggaaggaattaATGTGGAATTTCAGAGAACTGAGTGAAAACAGCCAGCAGGCAGCCAACGTCCTCTCAGGAACCTGTGGCCTGCAGCGTGGGGACCGTGTGGCAGTGGTGCTGCCCCGAGTGCCTGAGTGGTGGCTGGTGATCCTGGGCTGCATTCGAGCAG GTCTCATCTTTATGCCTGGAACCATCCAGATGAAATCCACTGACATCCTGTATAGGTTGCAGATGTCTAAGGCCAAGGCTATTGTTGCTGGGGATGAAGTCATCCAAGAAGTGGACACAGTGGCATCTGAATGTCCTTCTCTGAGAATTAAGCTACTGGTGTCTGAGAAAAGCTGGGATGGGTGGCTGGACTTCAAGAAACTACTAAA TGAGGCATCCACCACTCATCACTGTGTGGAGACTGGAAGCCAGGAAGCATCTGCCATCTACTTCACTAGTGGGACCAGTGGTCTTCCCAAGATGGCAGAACATTCCCACTCGAGCCTGAGCCTCAAGGCCAAGATGGATGCTGG TTGGACAGGCCTGCAAGCCTCCGATATAATGTGGACCATATCAGACACAGGTTGGATACTGAACATCTTGGGCTCACTTATGGAACCTTGGGCATTAGGAGCATGCACATTTGTTCATCTCTTGCCAAAGTTTGACCCACTGGTTATTCTAAAG ACGCTCTCCAGCTACCCAATCAAGAATATGATGAGTGCCCCCATTGTTTACCGGATGTTGCTACAGCAGGATCTTTCCAG ttACAAGTTCCCCCATCTACAGAACTGCCTCGCTGGAGGGGAGTCCCTTCTTCCAGAAACTCTGGAGAACTGGAGGGCCCAGACAGGACTGAACATCCGAGAATTCTATGGCCAGACAGAAACG GGATTAACTTGCATGGTTTCCAAGACGATGAAAATCAAACCAGGATATATGGGAACGGCTGCTCCCCGTTATGATGTACAG ATCATAGATGACAAGGGCAACGTCCTGCCCCCTGGCACAGAAGGAGACATTGGCATCAGGGTCAAACCCATCAGGCCTATAGGCATCTTCTCTGGCTATGTG GACAATCCTGAGAAGACAGCAGCCAACATTCGAGGAGACTTTTGGCTCCTTGGAGACCGGGGAATCAAAGACGAAGATGGGTATTTCCAGTTTATGGGACGGGCAGATGATATCATTAACTCCAGTGG GTACCGGATTGGACCCTTGGAGGTGGAGAATGCACTGATGGAGCACCCTGCTGTGGCTGAGACGGCTGTGATCAGCAGCCCAGACCCCGTCCGAGGAGAG GTGGTGAAGGCATTTGTAGTCCTGGCCTCGGAGTTCCTGTCCCATGACCCAGAACAGCTCACCAAGGAGCTGCAGCAGCATGTGAAGTCGGTGACAGCCCCATACAAGTACCCAAGAAAG atAGAGTTTGTCTTGAACCTGCCCAAGACTGTCACAGGGAAAATTCAACGAACCAAACTTCGAGACAAGGAGTGGCAGATGTCCGGAAAAGCCCGTGCGCAGTGA